Genomic segment of Kibdelosporangium phytohabitans:
GACCGTGGGTGGTTGTTGGCGTTATCAGCTCGCACCTATTGGCGGATTATTTTCGGGGCAGTATGAGGATTACAGTGATCACCTCGATTCGACGGAACGGCGACTCAAACGGTTTTTCCTGCCTTACGCGACTGTCGCTGTCGTCTGTCCGGAGGGGATTGCCGATATGGCCACGACATCGCGAATGGTCACCTTGTGCCTGCCTGAGAATGACGCGAAGGAGCTCTATTCGTTCCTGGCAGGTCCGCTTGACGGGAAAGATCCGGTTCTCGGGTTCGCCGTCCGTGAGCGAGTCGTCACGCGCGTGCACCAAGCGTTGCGCGACGTGCAGGTCCGGAGCCAGTTGTGACCGAACTGCGCCTGGTGGTCATGGCGGTCGTCGGGCTCGCCGCCGGCGTCCTGAACTACGCGGCAGCGTCCGGAAGCATCATTCCGTTCCTGGTGATGTGCTCGTTCGGGGTGCCGATGCCCATGGCGAACGCGACGGTTCTTACGGCGACACCCGCCAGTTTTATCCGTGCCTTGTGGGAAATCAAAACGCTTCCGCGTCTCATGGTTGTTCCACTGATTGTTTCCGCGCTGGCCTCGATAGGAGGCGCGGTTGTGGTGGCCACACTGGTGACGGGCGATCTATTCCGCGTCGCGGTACCCTACGTCCTCATCTTCGCCGTGGTTGCGTTGGTGAGTTTTGGTCACGTGCGGAAACGTATCGACGAAGTGGCCAGGCGGAGACACCGTTCGCCTCAGGTCAGTCACCGGCTGTTGGTGCCTGGAGTGGCGGCGACGTCCGCGTACGCGGGGATGTTCGGTGCCTCGGTCGGTGTGCTGATTCTCGCGCTGTGTTCAGCGGTCACGCCGTGGCCGTGGCGCCAAATCGCCGCGGTGAAGAACCTGACTTGCCTGACCACCAGTACGTGCGGGCTGATGGTGTACGCGGCATCGGATCTGGTGCTGTGGCCGACCGCGATCGTGTTAGCGATCACGATGGCCGTGGGCGGCGCCGTCGGCAAGGTCGTGGCCGACCGGGTGCGTGCCGTTGTTCTGCGACGCTCGGTTGCGGCGGTGACCTTGGTGGCTGCACTCGCGTTGATATGGACCTCATGACCGGCGGGCAGCGCGTCCGAACCGGCGTTCCGGCCGGGAAGACACCGACCGGACAAGACCCATCCGCGCCGCAGCCGTTCCTCATGATCCCGGTCGACGAAGGACTTGCTGTGCGAGACGTGGCGAAGGCGATTGTGCGCGAACTGCGGCATCTCAGTCGCAACGACCGCGAGCAACTCGATTACGACAGGCCTGGGTTTGGACTGCGGCGCTTGCCGTGGGGTATGGAGGACCGTTGCTACGCCTGGACAGTGCCACCATCCACACCAGACGCCACGGGCCCCGACCTGTGTTTGAAGTTGTACACGGACAATCCGGGACGGGCATGGACAGAAGTCCGGGCCCTGCAATACCTGCCAGAAGTCGCAGCAATCGACACTCCGAAGTTTCTGTGGCACGACTCGGATCGCCCGATACCCGCCACCGTCATGGGTTTGCTCCCCGGTGCTCCGATATCAGCCATCCACGCCCCGACGGCAGCCCTCCTCGAGTCGATCGTGACTGTTGTCCAGGGGGTCCAGCGACTGCCGCTGGGGCCTCTGGAGAACCGACCGCGCGCCGATTCGCCTCTCAGCTACGCCCGAGGGTTGGCGGAGCAATGGCCCACCCAGCTCGCAGCAAGTAGGGACGACGAATCTCGAGTTGTGCTGAAGCTGGTGACCTCGTGGCGGCACGACTTTGACGACACACAGATCTTGAACCGACCCGTCGATGAGGTGCTGTCGCCGGGTAGCGCGAACCTCGGTTGTTGGCTCTGGGACGACCAAGCCAACACGGTGCACCTGATCGATTGGTCGGGCGCGGGACGCAGTGACCTCGCCAGCGACGCCGCCGATCGAGTAGAACACCCGACCGCGCGACGGTTTTCCGACGAGCAGCGGGCGGAGGTCCTGCCCGCGCTCGGTGTTGACGCCACTACCCGCGATCGGTTTCAGGCCGCGCAACGTGTCGCGGCCATGCATTGGCTGCGACGGCGGTGGCGCAGCCGGACCGAGCTGCCTCTGCAGTTGATCAGTCAATGTGATCGCGTCCGAGCCCTGCTTACCCCATCGTCTGTGTAGCAATGCGAGAACCGATGCCACTCCGTAGTCAGCCCTTCGCGGCCCGCTCCACCCGTCAGCCAGCCGGTCCTGCGCCCGGCGCAGCACGGCACGCCCTCGATACCGTTCCGGTGATCCCGCTAGGGATACCCGGAGTCGACCGAGACGGCCTTCTGATCGTGGCCGACCGGGACTGCTCGCTCATCTCCAGCCCCGGCTACGCGCAGCACATGCGGCTGCCTGAGGGCCGATGGGTGCTGCACCGCCCAACAAGTCAGCCTGTGGCCACCGCGGTCGGAATCCGCAGCGTCACCGGCGTACTCGGGATATCCGTGCAATGCCGTGGACCGGTCAGGCCGCAGGACCGCATCGCTTTGATATTCGCCACACAGCTACGGGAGGTACACCCGCTGCGCGTCCGCGAGTTGCACCGGGCCGGAGCGGCGATTGTCAGTACCACCCCGGCCGTGCCCGCAGCGACGCGCGACATGGTGAGCCTGTTCCATTTGCGTCCTGTGGGCGCCCAGCACAGCACCACGATGATGTTGTGGGACTGGGTCGTGCGCACCGAAGCCGAGTACGCCTTCGGCGGAGCACTGCCGGACATGCGTTTCCTGACGCGGTACCTTCCAGATTTGATCGACGCTCACCGAGCGGTGATGGCTGGAACCCGTCCATACACTCCCG
This window contains:
- a CDS encoding sulfite exporter TauE/SafE family protein; the protein is MTELRLVVMAVVGLAAGVLNYAAASGSIIPFLVMCSFGVPMPMANATVLTATPASFIRALWEIKTLPRLMVVPLIVSALASIGGAVVVATLVTGDLFRVAVPYVLIFAVVALVSFGHVRKRIDEVARRRHRSPQVSHRLLVPGVAATSAYAGMFGASVGVLILALCSAVTPWPWRQIAAVKNLTCLTTSTCGLMVYAASDLVLWPTAIVLAITMAVGGAVGKVVADRVRAVVLRRSVAAVTLVAALALIWTS